In the genome of Thermoproteus tenax Kra 1, the window GTTTCTGACCAACCTGGGTGCGCCGAAAAGCAGCGAGTCGTAGTCCTGGCTCCCGGCCCCCCAGGCCGACCCTTTGGCCGCCATATGGGCGGCCTGCGCCTCGCCCTCGCTCGGAGCCTGGACCCACGGGATCCCCATGGCCGTCAAGAGGGCCTTGGCGTCCTCGGCCATAGAGTCGGTGATGTAGACGACCCTTTTGGCGTACTTGGCGACCTCCTCGGTCTTCCCCTCGGCGGCGGCCTTCGCCATCTGCTCCCTGGCCTTCTCCTTGGCGGCCCTCCTGGCCTCGATCTCCCTTCTCTTGAGCTCGGGCGGCTTTCCGTCGAAGACGTAGACCGGCCTTATGCCTGCCTCCACCAAGTTTATGGTTCTATAGAAGAGCCCGTTGAGATGGCTGGTGACTCTGCCCCGAGAGTCCATAAGCGGAGTCCCGTCGGGCTGCCTAATGGACGCCAGAAATTGATAGAGCGCATTGTAGGCGTCGAGCGCTATGACGCGCCCGGACAGCTGCTCGAGCTTGAGCTCTTTGCGCGCCTCTTTGGGTATAAGCTTGCCGAGCTCAGTTACTCCCACAGCTTGATTGAGCTCAATAAAAATATATGCTGCTACTGCCTCCTAATTATTTGATAGACGTCCTTTCCGCCCTTCACGACCCTCTTCACGTATATCTTTCCGTGAAGCTCCAGGACCATGAGCGCCTTTCTGACGTCGGCCTCTGTAATGTCGGGCCTGGCCCTCTTCAGAAGCTCCATGATTTCGTCGGAGGTCACTACCTCCTGCTTCCTCAGCTTGTAGAAAGTCTCTATTACGTCTTGCACCAATGCGACCGCGAGGCCCTTCATAGATAGAGAGGCGGCGTGGCTCTGGCCTTGGCCTCAGGCCTCATCTGCCTAGCTCTCTCAAGCCAGCCCTCGTAGAACTTCAACATGTCGGGCGTTATAGACGGCTTTACCTTTGCCAATGCAGACTCGAAGTGCCTCATGGCGACCTCTTTGGCGTTTATGTCCTCCCTCAAGGCCAGGAACGTGGCCTCTCTGACCACGAGCTCTATATCGGCGCCTGAGTAGCCCTCCGTGCGCCTCGCCAGCTCCTCCAAATCCACGTCCTTAGCCAACGGGACGTTCCTAGTGTGTATCAAGAAGATCTCCAACCTCGCCTTGAAGTCGGGCGGCGGAACGTAGATTATACGGTCGAAGCGTCCTGGCCTCAACAGGGCTGGATCCACGAGGTCCGGTCTGTTGGTGGCCCCTATGACGACTATGTTCTCCAGAGTCCTTATGCCGTCCATCTCAGCCAACATCTGAGCGACCACGCGCTCAGTCACAAAGGAGTCAGCGCCGAGACCTCTGGCGGACGCCAACGCGTCGATCTCGTCTATGAACACAACGCACGGGGCCGCCATTCTCGCCTTCTGGAATATCTCCCTCACCATCTTCTCCGATTCGCCGACCCACTTGGAGAATATCTCGGGCCCCCTCACGGCGATGAAGTTGGCGCCCGACTCTGTTGCCACCGCCTTGGCGAGGAGGGTCTTGCCTGTGCCGGGCGGGCCGAACAGCAGTATCCCCTTGGGGGCTCTGAGGCCAAACTTCTTGAATTTGTCGGGATACTTGAGGGGCCACTCCACGGCCTCGCGCAGCTCCTGTTTGACCTCGGCCAAGCCTCCTATATCCCTCCACTTCACCTTCGGCACCTCTATGTGTATCTCGCGGAGGGCCGAGGGGACTATCTCCCTCATGGCGTCCAGGAAGTCTTGCATAGTGACTTTTATCTTCTCCAAGTTCTCCGCAGGTATGACGGGCTGGTTCAAATCCACCAGGCCCTCCTGGATCGCCTTCCTCAAGGCCCTCATGGCCGCCTCCTTGGCCAAGGCGGCTATGTCGGCCCCAGTGTAGCCGTGGGTCATCTCGGCCAGCTTCCTCAGATCAACGTCGGGGGACAACGGCATATTCCTAGTGTGTATCTGGAGGATCTCGTAGCGGCCTCTTATGTCGGGCGGATTGATCCAGATCTCTCTGTCGAACCTCCCGGGCCTCCTCAACGCCGGGTCCACGGCGTCGGGCCTATTCGTCGCGCCTATTACGACTATCTGCCCCCTCTCCTGCAGACCGTCCATCAGAGTCAACAGCTGGGCCACGACCCTCTTCTCGACCTCCCCCGTCACCTCCTCCCTCTTTGGGGCTATGGCGTCTATCTCGTCTATGAAGATTATGGCCGGGGCGTTCTTCTTGGCCTCCTCGAATATCTCCCTCAGCTTGGCCTCGGACTCGCCGTAGTATTTGGACATTATCTCGGGGCCGTTTATGGCTATGAAGTACGCGTTGGCCTCGTTGGCCACCGCCTTGGCGAGGAGGGTCTTGCCTGTGCCGGGCGGGCCGAACAAGAGTATCCCCTTGGGCGGCTCTATGCCCAGATGTTTGAACAGCTCGGGGTGCCTCAGCGGGAGCTCCACTAGCTCCCTTATCTTCTGTTTCGCCTCCTCCAGATCGCCGATGTCCTCCCAAGTGACCGGCGGTATCTTCACTCCGGACACAGGCTTCTCGTAGATCTGCAACTGGGTGTCGTCGGTTATTATCAACACGGCGTTCGACGGCCTGGCTTGCACCACTTGGAACGTGAGAGGTTGGCTCAGTACATATATCTGGATTACGTCCCCCTCGACTAGGACATAGTCCCTCAGCCTCTGTTTGATGTACTGGAGGAAGTTCTGATCTACGGCGATCGTCATAGATATGGGCGCCAACTTTACGGCCTGCGCAGGCTTGGGATCGACCTTCCTCACTTTCACTGTCTCGTTCAACGAAACGTCGGCGTTCTTCCTCAAGATCGAGTTCATCCTTATGATGCCCTTCCCTCTGTCCTCGGGGAGGCCGTTCCACACCTTCGCCGCAGTCCTCCTACGGCCCATTATCTCCAGGACGTCCCCCACCATTATCCCGCTCTGCTCCATAACGTTGGGATCAAGGCGTACAATGGGCCTGTTGGCGTCTCTAGCCTTGCTCTCGGCCACCCTTAGCTCTATCCAGCTCACGCGGAGAAGCCTATGGTACTTAAAAAGTTTAGTGTCGAGCTTTAGAAGCTAAGGCGGGAGAAGTACTCCAGCTCTATATTTCCTATGCCCTTGATAGAGCGCAGTATCTCCTCGACTTCGTCGGATGTGTACTCGTCCGACTCAGGATGTCTGATGTAGAGCTTCAGAGCGGTTATGCCGAAGCCTATGGGCTCCTCCTCTATCTTGTCCACTTTGTACTTAGGCTGAAGCCTCTGGACTATCTCCTGCTTCAGAGCGGCGAGGTTCACGTCGGCGCTG includes:
- the fen gene encoding flap endonuclease-1; this translates as MGVTELGKLIPKEARKELKLEQLSGRVIALDAYNALYQFLASIRQPDGTPLMDSRGRVTSHLNGLFYRTINLVEAGIRPVYVFDGKPPELKRREIEARRAAKEKAREQMAKAAAEGKTEEVAKYAKRVVYITDSMAEDAKALLTAMGIPWVQAPSEGEAQAAHMAAKGSAWGAGSQDYDSLLFGAPRLVRNLAVSSRRKVGEEYVEVPPEVIELESALRALKLKSREQLIDLAILLGTDYNPDGVPGVGPQRALKIIQEHGSLENALRTVLKAVEWPVDPLEIKRMFLSPPATDNYRVEFREPDVAEVYRILVEEHDFSRERVEKGLERLRKALSRSRTSSLDAFF
- a CDS encoding CDC48 family AAA ATPase encodes the protein MSWIELRVAESKARDANRPIVRLDPNVMEQSGIMVGDVLEIMGRRRTAAKVWNGLPEDRGKGIIRMNSILRKNADVSLNETVKVRKVDPKPAQAVKLAPISMTIAVDQNFLQYIKQRLRDYVLVEGDVIQIYVLSQPLTFQVVQARPSNAVLIITDDTQLQIYEKPVSGVKIPPVTWEDIGDLEEAKQKIRELVELPLRHPELFKHLGIEPPKGILLFGPPGTGKTLLAKAVANEANAYFIAINGPEIMSKYYGESEAKLREIFEEAKKNAPAIIFIDEIDAIAPKREEVTGEVEKRVVAQLLTLMDGLQERGQIVVIGATNRPDAVDPALRRPGRFDREIWINPPDIRGRYEILQIHTRNMPLSPDVDLRKLAEMTHGYTGADIAALAKEAAMRALRKAIQEGLVDLNQPVIPAENLEKIKVTMQDFLDAMREIVPSALREIHIEVPKVKWRDIGGLAEVKQELREAVEWPLKYPDKFKKFGLRAPKGILLFGPPGTGKTLLAKAVATESGANFIAVRGPEIFSKWVGESEKMVREIFQKARMAAPCVVFIDEIDALASARGLGADSFVTERVVAQMLAEMDGIRTLENIVVIGATNRPDLVDPALLRPGRFDRIIYVPPPDFKARLEIFLIHTRNVPLAKDVDLEELARRTEGYSGADIELVVREATFLALREDINAKEVAMRHFESALAKVKPSITPDMLKFYEGWLERARQMRPEAKARATPPLYL
- a CDS encoding elongation factor 1-beta gives rise to the protein MSAEVALIYRVLPDSADVNLAALKQEIVQRLQPKYKVDKIEEEPIGFGITALKLYIRHPESDEYTSDEVEEILRSIKGIGNIELEYFSRLSF